A genomic region of Lachnoclostridium edouardi contains the following coding sequences:
- a CDS encoding glycoside hydrolase family 13 protein: MAEIVPGINRDALFADETSDYRIPAEPDPGQLVTLRFRTEKDNVDQVVCNTGINDYSMIKVESDELFDYYQCNITVETDLILLFFTVIKGEEVCYYNKLGVVEKDRLEDLFSFRITPGFHTPEWAKGAVMYQIFVDRFSRGDCFNDVDTGEYIYIGRPVSRVSDWNEYPAAMDVDRFYGGDLQGVWDKLDYIQYLGVEVIYFNPIFVSPSNHKYDCQDYDYIDPHLGVIVKDGGRRLGDGDHDNTNATRYMIRSTDKKNLEASNAFFARLVSEIHRRGMKVIIDGVFNHCGSFNKWLDREQIYEQSGKYEKGAYISEDSPYRSFFKFFKEDWPYNKNYDGWWGHDTLPKLNYEESAKLYSYVLNIAKKWVSPPYNVDGWRLDVAADLGHSSKFNHKFWRDFRKAVKEANPNALILAEHYGDPSSWLEGDQWDTIMNYDAFMEPVSWFLTGMEKHSDEYNAYLDGNGEHFFSSMAYHMSWMQYSSIITSMNELSNHDHSRFLTRTNKIVGRVATAGSEKASQGINYGIFRAGVVMQMTWPGAPTVYYGDETGVCGWTDPDNRRTYPWGQEDVELIEFYSYMIHLHKAEKSLRLGSVKPLLAGANLIAYGRMREDECCVIVVNNNKDFQDVQVPVWQLGIWDSHIMTRRMLTSQYGYNAGEIKFYSKNGYLDLELEGHSTILLTCRLGEKRAEETTEEKEVLEA, from the coding sequence ATGGCAGAAATAGTTCCGGGGATAAACAGAGACGCATTATTTGCAGATGAAACTTCAGATTACCGTATTCCGGCTGAGCCTGATCCGGGTCAGCTGGTGACCTTGCGTTTCAGAACGGAAAAGGATAATGTAGACCAGGTGGTTTGTAATACAGGAATCAATGATTATTCAATGATAAAAGTAGAATCAGATGAGTTATTTGATTATTACCAGTGCAATATCACGGTTGAGACTGATCTGATACTGCTTTTTTTTACTGTGATAAAGGGAGAAGAGGTCTGTTATTATAATAAGCTGGGAGTGGTAGAAAAAGACCGGCTGGAGGATTTATTCAGCTTTCGCATTACTCCTGGATTTCACACGCCTGAATGGGCAAAAGGGGCGGTCATGTACCAGATCTTTGTGGACAGATTTTCCAGAGGGGACTGTTTCAATGACGTAGATACAGGGGAGTATATTTATATTGGCAGGCCGGTATCCAGAGTATCTGACTGGAACGAGTATCCTGCCGCCATGGACGTAGACAGATTTTACGGAGGAGACCTTCAGGGAGTTTGGGACAAGCTGGATTATATTCAGTACTTAGGCGTGGAGGTGATTTATTTTAATCCTATATTTGTGTCCCCCTCCAACCATAAATATGACTGCCAGGATTACGATTATATTGACCCCCATTTAGGAGTTATAGTAAAAGACGGAGGGCGCCGCCTTGGGGATGGGGACCATGATAATACAAACGCCACCAGATATATGATAAGAAGTACGGACAAGAAAAATCTGGAGGCCAGCAACGCTTTTTTTGCCAGATTAGTGTCAGAAATACACCGCCGGGGCATGAAGGTGATTATTGACGGCGTTTTTAACCACTGCGGCTCATTTAACAAGTGGCTGGACAGGGAGCAGATTTATGAGCAGTCAGGGAAATATGAAAAGGGAGCTTATATTTCAGAAGACAGCCCGTACCGTTCCTTTTTTAAATTTTTTAAGGAGGACTGGCCCTACAACAAGAATTATGACGGCTGGTGGGGGCATGATACTCTGCCAAAGCTAAATTATGAGGAATCGGCAAAGCTGTACAGCTATGTGCTTAATATTGCTAAGAAGTGGGTGTCCCCTCCTTATAATGTAGACGGATGGCGTTTAGACGTGGCTGCAGATTTAGGCCACAGCAGCAAGTTTAATCACAAATTCTGGAGAGATTTCAGGAAGGCAGTAAAAGAAGCCAATCCCAATGCCCTTATTTTGGCTGAGCATTATGGAGATCCCAGCAGCTGGCTGGAAGGAGACCAGTGGGATACCATTATGAATTACGACGCTTTTATGGAGCCGGTTTCCTGGTTTTTAACAGGTATGGAAAAACACAGCGACGAGTATAATGCCTATCTGGACGGAAATGGGGAGCATTTTTTCAGTTCTATGGCTTACCATATGAGCTGGATGCAGTATTCCTCTATTATTACTTCCATGAATGAGCTGTCTAACCACGACCATTCCCGTTTCCTTACCAGGACAAATAAAATTGTAGGAAGAGTTGCCACTGCAGGCTCAGAAAAGGCCTCCCAGGGCATTAATTACGGCATATTCCGGGCTGGAGTTGTGATGCAGATGACATGGCCGGGAGCTCCTACAGTGTATTATGGAGATGAGACCGGCGTCTGCGGGTGGACTGATCCGGATAACAGGCGCACATATCCCTGGGGACAGGAGGATGTGGAGCTGATTGAATTTTACAGCTATATGATTCATCTTCACAAAGCAGAAAAATCCCTGCGTCTTGGCTCAGTAAAGCCTTTGCTGGCAGGAGCTAACCTGATTGCTTACGGGAGGATGAGGGAAGACGAGTGCTGCGTGATAGTAGTGAATAATAATAAGGACTTTCAGGATGTGCAGGTTCCTGTATGGCAGCTGGGAATTTGGGACAGCCATATTATGACCAGACGGATGCTTACCAGCCAATACGGATATAATGCCGGAGAAATTAAGTTTTATTCTAAAAATGGTTATCTGGATTTGGAGTTGGAAGGTCACAGCACAATTTTGCTCACCTGCCGCCTGGGAGAAAAGCGGGCAGAAGAGACGACTGAAGAGAAGGAAGTCCTTGAGGCGTAA